The following are encoded together in the Flavobacterium sp. TR2 genome:
- the ureC gene encoding urease subunit alpha, with product MSLEVTRKNYTSIFGPTVGDQIRLGDTDLIIEIEKDFCSYGDEAKFGGGKTVRDGMCQSSTALRDGGVLDFVITGATVIDHWGIVKADIGIKDGKIVGVGRAGNPDIMDNITPNMIIGASTEVHGGHGYIVTAGGIDTHIHFISPTQIETALYSGVTTMIGGGTGPADGTNATTVTPGKHNIKRMLQAAEAFPVNVGFFGKGNVATEAPIEEQIEAGALGVKIHEDWGATPAVIDASLKVADKYDVQVAIHTDTLNEAGFLEDTMNAIAGRVIHTFHTEGAGGGHAPDIIKAAMYPNVLPASTNPTRPYTTNTIDEHLDMLMVCHHLSPKIPEDVAFADSRIRPETIAAEDVLQDMGVFSIMSSDSQAMGRVGEVITRTWQTADKMKKQKGHLAEDQENKNDNFRAKRYVSKYTINPAIAHGISNYVGSIEAGKIADLVIWKPALFGVKPEIIVKGGFIAASKMGDANASIPTPQPIIMRNMFGTYGRALTKTAFTFVSQAGIENNIAEKYGLEKKLLAVSNCRNIGKADMIHNNATPEIMVNAENYTVTIDGEKITCEPLDKLPLAQLYYLF from the coding sequence ATGAGTTTAGAAGTAACTAGAAAAAATTATACAAGTATTTTTGGTCCAACCGTAGGAGACCAAATACGTTTAGGAGATACAGATCTTATTATAGAAATTGAAAAAGATTTTTGTTCTTATGGGGATGAAGCAAAGTTTGGCGGAGGAAAAACCGTAAGAGACGGTATGTGTCAATCTTCAACGGCTTTACGTGACGGAGGTGTTCTCGATTTTGTAATAACTGGTGCTACAGTTATTGACCATTGGGGAATTGTAAAGGCAGACATTGGTATCAAAGATGGAAAAATCGTTGGGGTAGGTAGAGCAGGAAATCCTGATATTATGGATAATATTACTCCAAATATGATTATTGGCGCTTCTACCGAGGTTCATGGAGGACATGGATATATTGTTACTGCTGGCGGAATTGATACGCATATACATTTTATTAGTCCCACTCAAATTGAAACCGCTTTGTATAGTGGAGTCACTACCATGATAGGTGGAGGAACTGGTCCTGCTGATGGGACAAATGCTACAACAGTTACCCCAGGAAAACATAACATTAAGAGAATGCTGCAGGCTGCAGAAGCGTTTCCTGTAAATGTTGGTTTCTTCGGAAAAGGGAATGTGGCTACAGAGGCTCCAATTGAAGAACAAATTGAAGCTGGAGCATTGGGAGTGAAAATTCACGAAGATTGGGGAGCGACGCCTGCCGTGATAGACGCTTCTCTGAAAGTAGCCGACAAGTACGATGTACAAGTAGCCATTCATACCGACACGCTTAACGAAGCAGGATTTCTAGAAGATACTATGAATGCTATCGCAGGGCGCGTTATTCATACGTTCCATACGGAAGGAGCGGGCGGTGGCCACGCGCCAGATATCATCAAAGCGGCAATGTATCCAAATGTGCTGCCGGCCTCTACAAATCCGACTAGGCCTTACACGACAAATACTATCGATGAGCATTTGGATATGCTGATGGTTTGCCATCATTTGAGCCCAAAAATCCCTGAGGACGTAGCTTTTGCCGATTCGCGTATTCGTCCAGAAACTATTGCAGCAGAAGATGTATTGCAGGATATGGGAGTGTTTAGCATTATGAGTTCGGATTCGCAGGCGATGGGGCGTGTAGGAGAGGTAATTACCCGTACTTGGCAGACGGCAGATAAGATGAAGAAACAAAAAGGTCATTTGGCCGAAGATCAGGAAAATAAAAATGACAACTTCCGTGCAAAAAGATATGTTTCTAAATATACCATCAATCCTGCAATCGCGCACGGAATTTCGAATTATGTTGGGTCTATTGAAGCAGGAAAAATTGCCGATCTGGTAATTTGGAAGCCAGCACTTTTTGGTGTAAAACCTGAAATTATCGTAAAAGGAGGTTTTATTGCAGCAAGCAAAATGGGAGATGCCAATGCTTCTATTCCGACACCGCAGCCTATAATTATGCGTAATATGTTCGGAACTTATGGAAGAGCGTTGACAAAAACGGCATTCACCTTTGTTTCTCAAGCTGGGATTGAGAATAATATTGCTGAAAAATATGGTTTGGAAAAGAAATTATTAGCGGTTTCAAATTGCAGAAACATTGGAAAAGCCGATATGATTCACAACAATGCAACTCCAGAAATCATGGTAAATGCTGAAAACTATACGGTGACAATCGACGGAGAAAAAATCACTTGCGAGCCATTGGATAAACTTCCATTAGCGCAATTGTATTATCTGTTTTAA
- a CDS encoding urease accessory protein UreD, with the protein MVSTLKIEIEEREGESFLRDAYVTQPFRIMPVGQYKSDGASYLMIMSSSPGILSGDSYDIQVHIKENARLQLQSQSYQRLFNMEGSAAQIMNVKMEKGTSFSYVPHPVVPHEDSTFKSHNKINLEDDCDLTISEIITCGRKHHGETFKYAHFQNLLEVYHHDRLILKDNVLLRPDIMPLWAMGLLEGFTHQGTFVYLNTKNEDVEDHIEYFFKELEVLENVAFGISELESKGFVIRILGHGGEQMFNFFRKVQDVLWEEKTAIQI; encoded by the coding sequence ATGGTAAGTACCCTAAAAATAGAAATAGAAGAAAGGGAAGGAGAATCATTTTTAAGAGATGCATACGTGACGCAACCTTTCAGGATTATGCCTGTGGGACAATACAAATCTGATGGAGCTTCGTATTTGATGATTATGAGTTCATCGCCTGGAATTTTAAGCGGTGATTCTTATGATATACAAGTGCATATAAAAGAAAATGCCCGTCTGCAATTGCAATCACAGTCCTATCAGCGATTGTTCAATATGGAAGGCAGTGCAGCGCAAATTATGAATGTCAAAATGGAAAAAGGAACTTCATTCTCGTATGTGCCTCATCCTGTGGTGCCTCATGAAGATTCTACTTTCAAAAGTCATAATAAAATCAATCTTGAAGATGATTGTGATCTAACTATAAGCGAAATCATAACCTGTGGACGTAAACATCACGGGGAAACTTTTAAATATGCTCATTTTCAGAATCTTCTTGAAGTGTATCATCATGATCGGCTTATTCTAAAAGACAATGTTTTGTTAAGACCCGATATTATGCCTTTATGGGCTATGGGATTGCTAGAGGGCTTTACCCATCAAGGAACTTTTGTGTATCTCAATACAAAAAATGAAGACGTAGAAGATCATATTGAATACTTCTTTAAAGAATTGGAAGTATTAGAAAATGTGGCATTCGGAATTAGCGAGCTAGAATCTAAAGGTTTTGTCATTAGAATTCTAGGGCATGGTGGTGAGCAAATGTTTAACTTCTTCAGAAAAGTGCAGGACGTGCTTTGGGAAGAAAAAACAGCAATACAAATTTAA
- a CDS encoding TonB-dependent receptor — translation MKNKLFTGIVIVLLAVQNGFAQEADKSEINRPEADTVHLGKVAITNIDFRKQIMKVDLKMTPVNSAQDVLRKVPGLFIAQHAGGGKAEQIFLRGFDNDHGTDISVMADGIPVNIVSHAHGQGYADLHFLIPETIKDIDFGKGAYYADKGDFNTSGYVNFSTFDKLDNNLFKIEGGSFNTMRAVTMLNLLNKNNKDKNFYVAGEFNYSDGPFDVKQDFTRINVLAKYNQWIDEKHYISILGSTFSSGWNASGQIPERAVEEGIISRWGSIDPTEGGSTSRTNLALNYRYLANENEEFSSNLFYSKYDFNLFSNFTFFLNDPVYGDEIQQTDHRSIYGLENKYIRRFEFENSRMTWTSGAGFRFDDIKDLQLNHVFQRDLLLDRMSDASASEINVHGYTSIDYRVGKWLINPSARLDYFTFSLHDRLFSLPSAKEASAARVSPKLNISFTQNQNVQWYIKSGFGFHSNDVRVVVAQDGKDILPYSFGSDLGVILRPTANMIIQPAIWHMFLQQEFVYVGDEAVVEPSGKTQRLGFDLSLRYQPISWLYLDGDLNYAHARFIDVPKGEDYIPLVPTLTSTGGVAVKLPSGFSANLRYRYMDARPAIEDNSVRTRGYFVNDLVLGYGKRNWEVNLQFQNIFNVKWNEAQFETETRLRGETNSVSELCFTPGTPFAVKAGVSYKF, via the coding sequence ATGAAAAACAAACTTTTTACAGGGATTGTAATAGTATTGTTGGCAGTGCAAAACGGATTTGCGCAAGAAGCAGATAAGTCAGAAATAAATAGACCAGAGGCAGATACAGTGCATCTGGGCAAAGTAGCGATAACCAATATCGACTTCAGAAAACAGATAATGAAAGTTGATCTAAAAATGACGCCTGTAAATTCTGCACAGGATGTATTGAGAAAAGTTCCTGGACTTTTTATTGCCCAGCACGCGGGCGGGGGTAAGGCGGAACAGATATTTTTGCGCGGATTTGATAATGATCATGGAACAGATATTAGCGTTATGGCTGATGGAATTCCAGTAAATATAGTCTCGCACGCACATGGGCAAGGGTATGCCGATTTGCATTTTCTTATTCCAGAAACGATCAAAGATATCGATTTTGGAAAAGGGGCTTATTATGCCGATAAGGGAGATTTTAATACCTCTGGATATGTGAATTTTAGCACATTCGACAAATTGGACAATAATCTTTTTAAAATTGAAGGCGGTTCTTTTAATACCATGCGAGCGGTGACAATGCTCAATCTTTTAAATAAAAACAACAAGGATAAGAATTTTTATGTAGCGGGTGAGTTCAATTATTCCGATGGCCCATTTGATGTCAAGCAGGATTTTACGCGAATTAATGTTTTGGCAAAGTACAATCAATGGATTGATGAAAAACATTATATCTCTATTCTCGGGTCTACATTCAGTTCTGGTTGGAATGCCTCTGGACAGATCCCAGAAAGAGCAGTAGAAGAAGGTATTATAAGCAGATGGGGATCTATTGATCCAACAGAAGGCGGAAGTACATCGCGAACAAATCTTGCCTTAAATTATAGATATTTAGCCAATGAAAATGAAGAGTTTTCTAGTAATCTGTTCTATTCGAAATATGATTTTAATCTGTTCTCGAATTTCACTTTTTTTCTAAATGATCCTGTTTATGGAGATGAAATCCAACAGACCGATCATCGCTCTATTTATGGTCTCGAAAATAAGTATATCCGACGATTTGAGTTTGAGAATAGCAGAATGACTTGGACATCAGGAGCAGGTTTCCGTTTTGATGATATCAAGGATTTGCAGTTAAACCATGTTTTTCAGCGCGATTTATTGTTGGACAGAATGTCAGATGCATCAGCCTCTGAAATTAATGTTCACGGCTATACTTCAATCGATTATAGAGTTGGAAAATGGCTTATTAATCCATCAGCAAGGTTGGACTATTTTACTTTTAGCCTTCACGATCGTCTTTTTAGTTTGCCTTCGGCAAAAGAGGCTTCGGCAGCTAGAGTAAGTCCAAAATTGAATATTTCTTTTACGCAGAACCAAAATGTGCAATGGTATATTAAATCTGGTTTTGGTTTTCACTCTAACGACGTAAGAGTTGTAGTGGCGCAGGATGGAAAAGACATTCTTCCTTATTCTTTCGGAAGTGATTTAGGCGTTATCCTTCGCCCGACAGCCAATATGATTATTCAGCCTGCCATTTGGCATATGTTTTTGCAGCAGGAGTTTGTATATGTTGGAGACGAAGCTGTAGTAGAGCCGTCTGGAAAAACACAACGTTTAGGGTTTGACTTGAGTTTGAGATATCAGCCAATTTCATGGCTATATCTAGACGGAGACCTCAATTATGCTCACGCACGCTTTATTGATGTGCCTAAGGGAGAAGATTATATTCCTTTAGTCCCAACTTTAACCAGTACAGGAGGAGTGGCGGTTAAGCTTCCTTCTGGTTTTTCGGCAAACCTAAGATACCGCTATATGGATGCAAGACCAGCTATCGAAGATAATTCGGTACGCACACGCGGCTATTTTGTCAATGATCTTGTGCTGGGGTACGGTAAAAGAAACTGGGAGGTAAATCTGCAGTTTCAGAATATCTTTAATGTCAAATGGAACGAAGCGCAATTTGAAACCGAAACGAGACTTAGGGGCGAGACTAACTCAGTATCCGAATTATGTTTTACTCCAGGCACCCCTTTCGCCGTAAAAGCAGGAGTAAGCTATAAATTTTAA
- a CDS encoding alkyl sulfatase C-terminal domain-containing protein, whose translation MLVFADPKNQSARNLLADTYEQLGYQAESGPWRNFYLSGAKELRDGVKVLPSPNTAGPDMVRGMSTSLFFNFLAMKFKGTDPDAAAMKYNFNITMPDVNEKVALLIENGVVNPRIGSNVNEDVTASLTINRKDLDRISLGETSFKDLVDNGTIKITGDKNAFTNFLSKIDNFNFWFNIVEP comes from the coding sequence TTGTTGGTATTTGCAGATCCTAAAAATCAGAGTGCGAGAAATCTGCTTGCAGACACTTATGAACAGTTGGGATATCAGGCAGAGTCTGGACCGTGGAGAAATTTTTATCTTTCAGGAGCAAAAGAGCTGCGAGATGGTGTAAAAGTGCTTCCATCACCAAACACGGCTGGTCCAGATATGGTAAGAGGAATGTCTACCAGTTTATTTTTTAATTTCTTAGCCATGAAGTTCAAGGGTACAGATCCTGATGCTGCGGCAATGAAATACAATTTCAATATTACAATGCCAGATGTTAACGAAAAAGTTGCCCTACTAATAGAAAATGGAGTCGTTAACCCGCGCATAGGCAGTAATGTGAATGAGGATGTTACTGCAAGTCTGACCATAAACAGAAAAGATTTAGATCGCATAAGTCTCGGAGAAACTTCATTTAAAGACCTCGTTGACAATGGCACAATAAAAATCACAGGGGATAAAAACGCGTTTACAAATTTTCTAAGTAAAATAGACAACTTTAATTTCTGGTTCAATATCGTTGAGCCTTAA
- a CDS encoding urease accessory protein UreF, producing MENTYLGSLLHLADPTLPIGGYTHSNGLETYVQDEAVNSVASAKEFVTNMLMYNIKYNDASFLKLAYVAAAENDLETVIKLDQECSALKSPREIREASQKLGIRLIKIFRRQKAFDLINGYEQAIANKDASAHYCIAFGLYAQLLGIPLDEALFAFYYNAAIGMITNSVKLVPLGQLEGQDVLFELQPLIKKLAKETLTIDRELVGLCSIAFDIRCMQHERLYSRLYMS from the coding sequence ATAGAAAATACCTATTTAGGAAGTCTTCTGCATTTGGCAGATCCTACTTTGCCAATTGGGGGATACACACACTCCAACGGGTTGGAGACTTATGTTCAGGATGAGGCGGTAAATTCTGTGGCTTCAGCAAAAGAGTTTGTGACCAATATGTTAATGTATAACATTAAATATAATGATGCTTCTTTTTTAAAACTTGCATATGTAGCGGCTGCAGAAAATGATTTAGAAACTGTAATTAAGTTAGATCAAGAATGCAGCGCTTTAAAGAGTCCGCGGGAAATACGAGAGGCAAGTCAAAAACTTGGAATTCGATTAATCAAGATTTTTCGAAGACAGAAAGCGTTTGATCTCATTAACGGTTATGAACAAGCAATTGCCAATAAAGACGCATCAGCCCACTATTGCATCGCTTTCGGATTGTACGCGCAACTCTTGGGAATTCCTTTAGACGAAGCTTTGTTTGCATTTTATTACAATGCAGCCATCGGAATGATTACAAATTCAGTAAAACTAGTACCTCTGGGACAATTGGAAGGGCAAGATGTTTTATTTGAATTGCAGCCACTTATTAAAAAATTAGCAAAAGAAACCTTAACAATAGACAGAGAACTTGTAGGTCTTTGCAGCATCGCTTTTGATATTCGATGTATGCAGCACGAGAGACTTTATTCAAGATTATATATGTCATAA
- a CDS encoding urea transporter, with translation MKKIKIVIETVLKGIGQIMLQESAWTGLFFLIAIFYDSLLMGAGALVSAIIGTATAKVCKFNDENIKAGLYGFNATLIGVGLVFFFQTSPLIWFLVVLGSVLSTLLMEFSIRRKIPFFTFPFIAITVIAILMIQHFGLAAARVPGVNEEIPELEVFEVAAHAYSEVIFQGTIAAGLLFFIGVFLNNPTAALYGFVAAVIAGAIAYFDRDSAKLIEDGMFSFNAVLCGIACSGTKPRDGLYVLLATVIATCFDIFMMHNGWITLTFPFVLSMWIIVSLKKLVGHFENKMAIVEENK, from the coding sequence ATGAAAAAAATAAAAATAGTAATAGAAACTGTGCTTAAAGGCATAGGCCAGATCATGCTTCAAGAAAGCGCTTGGACTGGTTTGTTTTTTTTAATAGCGATTTTTTATGACTCTTTGCTTATGGGGGCTGGAGCCTTGGTGAGTGCCATAATTGGAACCGCAACAGCAAAAGTCTGTAAGTTTAACGACGAAAATATAAAAGCAGGCTTGTATGGATTTAATGCAACATTAATTGGAGTAGGATTGGTTTTCTTTTTCCAAACCAGTCCATTGATATGGTTTTTGGTTGTTTTAGGTTCTGTATTAAGCACTCTGCTTATGGAATTTTCAATTCGAAGAAAAATTCCTTTTTTCACCTTTCCTTTTATTGCGATTACTGTGATAGCTATTTTGATGATACAGCATTTCGGACTGGCAGCGGCAAGAGTACCTGGAGTAAATGAAGAGATACCTGAACTTGAGGTTTTTGAAGTAGCGGCGCACGCGTATAGCGAAGTGATTTTTCAAGGGACTATTGCAGCGGGGCTCCTGTTCTTTATAGGAGTTTTTCTAAATAATCCTACGGCGGCATTATACGGATTCGTAGCGGCTGTAATTGCGGGAGCAATTGCATATTTTGACCGCGATTCTGCAAAATTAATCGAGGACGGAATGTTTAGTTTCAATGCTGTATTGTGCGGAATTGCCTGCAGCGGAACAAAACCTAGAGATGGATTATATGTGTTGCTCGCAACTGTCATAGCGACGTGCTTTGACATTTTTATGATGCATAATGGATGGATTACACTTACGTTTCCATTTGTTTTATCGATGTGGATAATCGTTTCCTTAAAAAAATTAGTGGGCCATTTTGAAAATAAAATGGCAATTGTAGAAGAAAATAAATAA
- the ureB gene encoding urease subunit beta has product MIPGEIILKDSAIICNDSRETLTIKVTNTGDRPIQVGSHFHFFEVNRMMSFDREKAFGMRLNIIASTAVRFEPGEEKEVELTQFGGNQRLFGHNNLVDGDLSPHNKALALERLEEGKFKNVKS; this is encoded by the coding sequence ATGATTCCAGGAGAGATTATATTAAAAGACAGTGCTATTATATGTAATGATAGCCGTGAAACGTTAACTATAAAAGTTACAAATACTGGAGACAGACCAATCCAGGTAGGTTCACATTTTCACTTTTTTGAAGTGAATAGAATGATGTCGTTTGACAGAGAAAAAGCATTCGGAATGCGATTGAATATTATTGCCAGTACCGCAGTGAGATTTGAGCCAGGTGAAGAAAAAGAAGTTGAACTGACTCAATTTGGAGGAAATCAGCGTCTTTTTGGCCATAACAATTTAGTAGACGGAGACTTATCTCCGCATAATAAAGCTCTTGCATTAGAACGCTTAGAAGAAGGAAAATTTAAAAATGTGAAATCATGA
- the ureA gene encoding urease subunit gamma has translation MHLTPREIEKLMLHTAGELAKKRKARGLKLNYPETIALISSELMECARDGRTVAELMQYGATLLRREDVMEGVPEMIHDIQIEATFPDGTKLVTVHNPVR, from the coding sequence ATGCATTTAACACCAAGAGAAATTGAGAAGCTTATGCTTCATACTGCTGGCGAATTGGCTAAAAAGAGAAAAGCCCGTGGTTTAAAACTAAATTATCCTGAGACTATTGCCCTTATCAGCAGTGAACTGATGGAATGTGCTAGAGACGGAAGGACTGTAGCCGAATTAATGCAATACGGCGCGACACTGCTCCGCAGGGAAGATGTAATGGAAGGCGTTCCGGAAATGATTCATGATATTCAGATTGAAGCGACATTTCCCGATGGAACCAAATTAGTAACCGTGCACAATCCTGTGCGATAA
- the ureG gene encoding urease accessory protein UreG: MENRKYVKIGVAGPVGSGKTALLERLSRKMLNDYNLGVITNDIYTKEDAEFMVKNSLLPKEKIIGVETGGCPHTAIREDASMNLEAVDEMVSRFPDIELILIESGGDNLSATFSPDLADVTIFVIDVAEGEKIPRKGGPGITRSDLLLINKIDLAPYVGASLEVMENDARRMRKGAPFVFSNLRSTEGIDEVIGWIKKYALLEDIEEPNLIR; encoded by the coding sequence ATGGAAAATAGAAAATATGTAAAAATAGGAGTTGCAGGACCTGTAGGTTCAGGAAAAACTGCATTGTTAGAACGTTTAAGCCGAAAAATGCTAAACGATTATAATTTGGGCGTAATTACCAATGATATCTATACTAAAGAAGATGCTGAATTTATGGTAAAGAATAGTCTGCTGCCAAAAGAGAAAATCATTGGAGTAGAAACTGGCGGATGCCCTCACACGGCAATTCGAGAAGATGCGAGCATGAACTTGGAAGCGGTGGATGAAATGGTTTCTCGTTTTCCTGATATCGAATTAATTCTAATTGAAAGTGGCGGAGATAATCTTTCTGCAACCTTTTCACCGGATTTAGCCGATGTGACGATTTTCGTAATTGATGTGGCAGAAGGAGAAAAAATTCCTCGTAAAGGCGGGCCAGGCATTACAAGATCAGATTTGCTTTTAATCAACAAAATTGATTTAGCACCTTATGTGGGAGCTAGTTTAGAGGTGATGGAAAATGATGCGAGAAGAATGAGAAAAGGAGCGCCATTTGTGTTTTCAAATCTTAGATCTACAGAAGGAATTGACGAAGTTATAGGCTGGATCAAGAAATACGCATTGCTAGAAGATATTGAAGAACCAAATTTAATTCGTTAA
- a CDS encoding sensor histidine kinase, which yields MRIIPSQIHQLFIHLITNSIKYAKKDTNPKIRIGIEEITSDEIIDFGADPDIDYIKIAIADNGIGFHKNFETLIFNPFYKLQNSNEHYGSGLGLTLVQKIVYNHKGFIKVSSEPNKGTVVYIYLPYESN from the coding sequence TTGCGCATTATTCCGTCACAAATACATCAGCTGTTTATACATTTAATTACAAATTCTATAAAATATGCCAAGAAGGACACTAATCCGAAAATCAGAATTGGCATTGAGGAAATTACATCTGATGAAATTATAGATTTTGGAGCCGATCCTGACATTGATTATATAAAAATAGCTATTGCTGATAATGGAATTGGTTTTCATAAAAACTTTGAAACCCTCATATTCAATCCGTTTTACAAACTGCAAAACAGTAACGAACACTATGGAAGCGGACTCGGACTAACATTAGTTCAAAAAATAGTCTACAATCACAAAGGATTTATTAAAGTTTCCAGCGAGCCTAATAAAGGCACTGTCGTTTATATCTACCTCCCCTATGAATCAAATTGA
- the ureE gene encoding urease accessory protein UreE has protein sequence MIIQQIIGNTNTHSIEGLEVDFLEIEWFETTKRIQRKRTNSEMEIAIKFIQEGQRLNQDDILYQDSKKAVVVNIKPCEAIVMTPSSLLEMGTICYEIGNKHLPLFIQNDQIMMPFEMPMFRWLEASGYAPEKQEIKLLHLLKSNVAPHGHGNSSLFTKILNMASSND, from the coding sequence ATGATTATACAACAGATAATAGGCAATACGAATACGCATTCGATTGAAGGGTTAGAGGTCGATTTTCTGGAAATTGAATGGTTTGAAACTACTAAGCGAATTCAGCGTAAGCGTACAAATTCAGAGATGGAAATTGCCATTAAGTTTATTCAGGAAGGACAGCGATTGAATCAGGACGACATTCTTTATCAAGACAGCAAAAAAGCAGTTGTGGTAAATATTAAACCGTGTGAAGCGATTGTAATGACACCTTCATCTTTGTTAGAAATGGGGACAATCTGCTACGAAATAGGGAATAAGCATCTTCCATTATTCATACAGAATGACCAGATTATGATGCCATTTGAAATGCCGATGTTTCGATGGCTTGAAGCAAGTGGTTATGCCCCTGAAAAACAGGAGATAAAACTTCTGCATTTACTTAAATCAAATGTAGCGCCTCACGGCCACGGAAACTCATCGCTTTTTACCAAAATTCTAAATATGGCCTCTTCAAATGACTAA
- a CDS encoding DUF2490 domain-containing protein → MKKVSAKSKLLFAVVIFVVTFNKSYAQLSPPGLGEAKNASWFAFGVRQSLDSLKQKESTTYVGVGLKSSPDENNPFSKMAILVLNEEISNRYKKNWEYSYAFSYRRANNYDSEVPYEELNPAIEQEFRLYGRYSYITEGSGLKWKNTVRQEFRKFFNPDFSNAEENFQLRTRFKTQLSLDLGNSKTHHIIGGAEVLFAISKENEPEKEWSKFDYKESRFTLYYSLSPHEIPFVFDLGYMYNLIGKGSDVTDVNYLALDVVWKDPFGA, encoded by the coding sequence ATGAAAAAAGTGTCTGCAAAAAGCAAATTGCTATTCGCAGTGGTCATTTTTGTGGTCACATTTAACAAATCATACGCACAATTAAGTCCACCAGGGTTGGGAGAAGCAAAAAATGCTTCTTGGTTTGCCTTTGGCGTCAGGCAATCTTTAGATTCCCTTAAGCAAAAAGAATCTACTACTTACGTAGGCGTAGGTCTAAAGAGCAGTCCAGACGAGAATAATCCGTTTTCTAAAATGGCTATTCTAGTACTTAACGAGGAAATTTCAAATCGCTATAAGAAGAACTGGGAATACTCGTATGCGTTTAGCTATAGAAGAGCTAATAATTATGATTCTGAAGTGCCATATGAAGAATTGAATCCGGCAATTGAACAGGAATTTAGATTATACGGGCGCTATTCTTATATCACAGAAGGCAGCGGATTGAAATGGAAAAATACGGTAAGGCAAGAGTTTAGGAAATTTTTTAATCCTGATTTTAGTAATGCTGAAGAGAATTTTCAGCTGCGAACACGTTTCAAAACACAGCTGAGCCTAGATTTAGGAAACAGTAAAACACATCATATTATAGGAGGTGCAGAAGTGCTTTTTGCCATCAGTAAAGAAAATGAACCTGAGAAGGAATGGTCAAAGTTTGATTACAAAGAAAGCAGGTTTACGCTTTATTATTCACTTAGCCCGCATGAGATTCCATTTGTTTTCGATCTAGGCTATATGTATAATCTTATTGGTAAAGGATCTGATGTTACAGACGTGAATTATTTGGCTCTAGATGTAGTTTGGAAGGATCCTTTCGGGGCATGA